A part of Paenibacillus donghaensis genomic DNA contains:
- a CDS encoding bifunctional 3-deoxy-7-phosphoheptulonate synthase/chorismate mutase, which translates to MSNVELDELRGRLDEINGKLLELISERAAVVQEIGVIKEKQGVPKFDPEREKKMLDELVASNKGPFTGSTIRSLFKQIFSASLDLQSDEHKKTLLVARKSHKEDTVIVLPGEVTVGGASSLMVAGPCSVESELQTRTVAAALQKAGVRVMRGGAFKPRTSPYDFQGLGMEGLRILREAASEYGLLTISEIVDPRHIEEALDYVDIIQIGARNMHNFELLKAVGEVNKPVLLKRGLSATLDEFVHAAEYIMSRGNTQVMLIERGIRTYERSTRNTLDISAVPILKQECHLPVLVDVTHSTGRKDIMLPCAKAALAAGADGIMIEVHPDPATALSDAAQQLNIDEFNTFMKEMNASGLFR; encoded by the coding sequence ATGAGCAATGTGGAGTTGGATGAGTTAAGAGGCCGTCTGGATGAGATTAACGGTAAGCTGCTGGAGCTGATCTCCGAGCGTGCGGCTGTTGTGCAGGAGATTGGCGTGATCAAGGAGAAGCAGGGTGTGCCCAAATTCGATCCTGAACGGGAGAAGAAAATGCTGGATGAGCTGGTGGCAAGCAACAAAGGACCGTTCACCGGCAGTACAATCCGCAGCCTCTTCAAACAGATTTTCTCGGCCTCGCTGGACTTGCAGAGCGATGAGCACAAAAAAACATTGCTGGTAGCCCGCAAGAGTCATAAGGAAGATACAGTTATTGTTCTGCCAGGAGAGGTTACAGTTGGCGGAGCGTCCTCGCTGATGGTTGCTGGCCCTTGTTCTGTGGAGAGCGAGCTGCAGACCCGCACCGTAGCCGCTGCTCTGCAGAAAGCCGGTGTGCGTGTTATGCGCGGCGGCGCCTTCAAGCCCCGTACCTCACCGTATGATTTCCAGGGTCTTGGCATGGAGGGGCTGCGGATTCTGCGCGAAGCGGCAAGTGAATACGGGCTGCTGACCATCAGTGAGATCGTAGATCCGCGCCATATTGAAGAAGCGCTGGATTATGTCGACATTATCCAGATCGGCGCCCGCAATATGCATAATTTCGAGCTGCTGAAGGCGGTAGGGGAAGTCAACAAGCCGGTGTTGCTGAAGCGCGGACTGTCCGCCACGCTGGACGAATTCGTACATGCAGCGGAGTACATCATGTCTCGCGGCAATACACAGGTTATGCTGATCGAGCGGGGGATTCGTACTTATGAGCGCTCAACCCGCAATACGCTGGATATCTCAGCCGTTCCGATTCTGAAGCAGGAATGCCATCTGCCGGTACTGGTTGATGTGACTCACTCCACAGGACGCAAGGATATCATGCTTCCTTGCGCCAAGGCTGCGCTGGCTGCCGGAGCCGACGGCATCATGATTGAGGTGCATCCTGATCCTGCGACAGCCTTGTCCGATGCGGCGCAGCAGCTGAATATTGATGAGTTCAACACCTTCATGAAGGAAATGAATGCATCCGGATTATTCCGGTAA
- a CDS encoding SulP family inorganic anion transporter: MLKQLVLNNGWFSNTRSDILSGMTVAVALIPEAIAFSILAGVSPMVGLYASFCIAIVTAFAGGRPGMISAATGAMALLVGSLVLQHGIEYLFAATVLTGLIQILMGMLKLGRFITFLPQPVMTGFVNALAILIFMAQLVHFNGQGWVMYALVALTLVIIYTFPRLTAAVPSALVAIVAVSILAITLQLDVRTVGDMGTITSALPMFHLPMIPLSLDTLLIILPYSLSLAVVGLLESLMTATLIDDITGTGSDKNREAKGQGLANVVTGFFGGMAGCAMIGQSMVNMKSGGRTRLSTFVSGIFLLFLILVLGDVVKKIPMGALVGVMIMVCISTFDWGSVKSLTRVPVSDALVMIVTVVTVVLTDNLSIGVLFGVLLSALAFAWKIASIRLSVQTTGTSAIYAVSGQLFFGTTSHFIQEFAYGSDPDQIVVDFTHSHVWDQSAVHAIAKVIDKYAQQGKKVSVTGLNEESSRLVQRVGLSL, translated from the coding sequence ATTTTGAAACAGCTTGTCCTAAATAATGGGTGGTTCTCCAACACACGGAGTGATATCCTGTCGGGAATGACCGTTGCCGTTGCGCTGATACCCGAAGCGATCGCTTTCTCGATCCTTGCCGGAGTAAGCCCGATGGTGGGTTTATATGCTTCTTTTTGTATTGCGATTGTAACGGCATTCGCTGGCGGACGGCCGGGTATGATCTCGGCGGCAACCGGAGCGATGGCTCTGCTGGTCGGCAGTCTGGTACTTCAGCACGGTATAGAGTATTTATTCGCGGCAACCGTGCTGACCGGTCTTATCCAGATCCTGATGGGCATGCTGAAGCTTGGCCGGTTTATCACGTTTCTGCCTCAGCCGGTGATGACGGGTTTTGTGAATGCGCTGGCGATTCTGATCTTTATGGCCCAGCTGGTCCATTTCAACGGGCAAGGCTGGGTGATGTACGCCCTGGTGGCATTGACATTGGTCATTATCTACACGTTCCCTCGCCTTACTGCGGCAGTGCCTTCAGCGCTGGTGGCTATTGTTGCCGTTTCCATTCTTGCCATCACACTGCAGCTGGATGTGAGGACAGTGGGCGATATGGGTACGATTACCTCGGCGCTGCCGATGTTTCATCTGCCGATGATTCCGCTCTCGCTGGATACGCTGCTGATTATCCTGCCGTATTCATTGTCGCTGGCTGTTGTAGGTCTGCTGGAATCACTGATGACTGCTACATTGATTGATGATATTACCGGTACTGGCAGCGACAAGAACCGCGAAGCCAAAGGCCAGGGGCTTGCCAATGTGGTCACTGGATTCTTCGGCGGCATGGCCGGCTGTGCGATGATTGGCCAATCGATGGTCAATATGAAATCGGGTGGACGGACCCGCCTGTCGACGTTTGTATCAGGGATTTTCCTGTTGTTTCTGATTCTTGTGCTCGGGGATGTCGTGAAGAAGATTCCGATGGGGGCGCTTGTTGGTGTAATGATTATGGTGTGTATCAGCACCTTTGACTGGGGTTCAGTGAAGTCCTTGACCCGTGTACCGGTAAGCGATGCACTCGTGATGATCGTAACTGTGGTTACAGTAGTGCTTACGGACAACCTGTCTATTGGGGTATTGTTCGGAGTGCTGCTGAGTGCGTTGGCGTTTGCCTGGAAAATAGCTTCGATCCGCCTGAGTGTGCAGACCACCGGCACCTCAGCAATCTACGCCGTATCGGGGCAGCTGTTCTTCGGCACCACCAGCCACTTTATCCAGGAATTCGCTTATGGCAGCGATCCCGATCAGATCGTGGTCGACTTCACGCATTCACATGTGTGGGACCAGTCAGCAGTGCATGCGATAGCCAAGGTCATAGACAAATACGCTCAGCAGGGCAAAAAGGTCTCCGTCACCGGATTGAATGAAGAAAGCTCCCGGCTGGTGCAGCGGGTGGGGTTGTCCTTATAA